The Thermodesulfovibrio sp. 3462-1 genome contains the following window.
CATATTCATTGTAAACAATCGTGTCTGAAAGGAGGGTAATTACTGCACTTTGAATATCATCAATCTCAGTTTTAATTTCGCCTGTGAAATCCACTGGTTCTTTATCTAAGAGCCTGAATTCTATCTTTCCATACTGATTATTCCTTGACCTACCAAGATAATAGATGCCATCCCCTATAATGCTCATAAAATCTTTAATATCCTTGTCCTCTCCGATTATGTATCCTTCAAAGGTCTGTCCTTCATTAATTGACTCATAGTTAAATATGAGACCTTCCTTTGAAGTTCCCCGCTCTCTATCTCTGGCATGATGGAAGTTTAAGGATTTTTTTACAGGAAACTTGTAAAGATAATTACCTGAAAACCTGACATAACCATCTATTCCTTTTGTTTGTTTATCAAACTCTTCATTTTGAAACAAAAGGTCATAGGCATTTCCCTTTTCTTTTTTGTCTTCCTGAACTGAAAGAGGAATAGGGTAATAATGATAGTTTTCATAAATGATATAGGCATTTGTAATCTTCAACTCTCCTTTCAAAAACCATCTGTAAAAGGTCTCATCTTTATGGGCATTTTCACCAAGCCTTCTTTTTTTGATATATTCATTTGCAAACATGCCCCTCAGGTGAGTGCCAGGGATGAAGTCAAGGGTTGACACCATGTTTGGGTCGCCTGTGTTTGAGGCAAAAAGGAGTGGTGAGAGCGATTTAATGCTATATCTTATTGCTTGCATAAGACCTCCAGTTCATTTATAAAATTTATTTCATTTGAACCATCGTAAAGTTTACATTCTACTTCACCATAGCCTCTGTTTCTCTTTGTGCCTAAACGCCTCAGGTTTTTCACTGCAAAATAGAGGAGCTTTACATCATCAATATCTGCATCTATACTGCCTTCAAATACAAGCCCCTTCTTTGCCACCCTTATTGTCCTCAATGAGTGTTCTTCTGCTGTGCCTGTGGTCTCATCAATTGCGGTCTGCTGTCTGATTTCTGTATATTGCTCTATAATGCCTTCGCGAGATATCAGACCACTGTATTGATTCATTAAATAGGCAAGCCATTTTTTTATGTCATCATATCCTTGTATCGTCAGATTGGAAAAATAAACTGGAGCTGATTTATCATTGCCAGGTTTTCCAAATATGGAAGTTACAATAGAATATTTATTTTCAGTTTTGTCTTTTTGCAAATCTAATACATTAATTCCTGCAGATTCAAACATTTCACAAATCTCAATGGCTGAGTCCCTTAAACATCCTTTAATCCTTTTTGATGGGATATAAGGGATGCCATATTCGTCAAATACAATATCAGAATCTATAATAGCTCCAAAGCCTTCTCCTGAGCCTATGAGGCAAGGTGATTTGAGTTCAATGGTAAGTTTATATATCTTCATCTGCTACCTCCATTTAAGGCAGATTCTGGATAGAGTTCTATAAGCTCTATCATATCAAAATAGGGAGTCTGATTGCCTTTTATAATCTCTGAACCATCGAAGTCTTTATATTTCGGCAGTTTAAGTTGCCTTGCACTTAATTCTTCAATAAATAGTTCTTGAGCGTCTTTATCCATATAAAGCACCTGCCTTAATTCCATGAGCTTTGAGCGGGGAAATTTTGTTTTGCCATTGTCTTTTTTCTTAAACTCTGAAACAGCACTGAGAAGTTCATAAAAATCCTGAATTTTGTAAGGTCTCAGAACAAGGCTTTTTACATTAGGGGCTTTATAATGACTTTCTCTTATATCATCAAGACTTCCCGAAAATCCTCCATAAGCAAGATGGAAGTCAAGCCAGGAGCCATTGTCATTTTGATCTTTTCTTTTTCTCTTTGCTGATTTACAAAGATCTTCACTTAATTCATAACCCCTATAAAAAGGATACTTTGTTTTTGTTATTGCAATGCCAGCACAGGCAGTTAAAGGCTTTCCATCTGATACTTTCTGCCTTTCAAACTCTTCAAGAAAGACCTTTGCAAGCCATATTCCAAGCCTTCCCTCAGAGACAAAGGTTATGTCATCACCTCCAATAATAATGGGGCGTAATGGAAGGATTTTTTTGCCATCTTCCTGCCTCAGTTTTATCTCCTTTTCAATTTCTCCCGCATGTTTAACTATTTCTGTAAGCATTGCTTTAAAAGCATTCATGGTTGCATTTCTGACCGAGCAGGAAAATTTTCTTAAAGTAATAAGATCCGTTTGAGCCTTCACCCTCTCTCCCATATCATTACCATCTATGTGAACTATGGCTATGTGGCTGTCTTCTCCTTTGCTCTGTCCAAGTTTGTCAAGCTCATCTGTAAAGGTATATTTTTTATCAAGGTTTAATTCTTTCAGGATTTCTATTATTTTTCTTTTTGCTTTCTCTGCAGCCTCAATTTTAGCATTGGATACAGAGGATATGTAATCTTGTTCTTCATCGGGTAGATTTCTGCACCAGACTTCCCTTGATAATCCCGTGCGAGGACACTCTGCTGTAATGCCATGCCTTCGGATTATTGTCTGTGGAACAAAGCTTGCCTTATTTTTTGCAAGGGTTTTAAAAAGTATCTTGAGGCTTGAAGAAAAGTTATTCAAATCTATTTCTCCAAAAGCACAGGCAGGGATTATCCCGGGTGCATGAATGAGTAATCTCAGTGTCCATTGTTTTATAAATTCCTGAGCCCTGTTTTTCTCCTTAAATAACAAAAGGGCATTCCCGCCACCAATATAGCCAATCTCAAAGGGCACTCCATTTTCTTTTATCCGAATTCTATCAGGCTCTGTTTCCCACGCCTCATAATATTCTTCTGTTAATTCAGGAAACATTTCCTTGTTCACCTTTTTAAGATGACTATCATAAATATCCTCAACTATATAGGATGCACCTATGTTTTCTTTAAGATTGTTTGTGCTGAAGACATACCTCTGGATTGAGACCGTATCAAGCAAAACAGCGAAAAACTTATCTTCCATAAATAACCTCCGGTTATGATTATTTGATAAAGTCTTTTATCCTATTGATCAGGACTGATTCTTTTAGGTCATCCTCACCAAGAACTAAGATGTTTTCTTTGCCTTCTGTATCAATCTCAAGCTCTTCCTGAAGTTCATTCCTTTGAGATTTATTAAGCCTTGTAATCAGCACAGCCCTTGCCTCCTTGCCACCAATCTGTCTTGTTCTTAAGAATATCTCAAAACCCTTGCTTTTACAAATATGCCTCTGCGAGGCTGTAGTACAAGAAATTCCTATCAGTTGATAACCTTTCAAAAGGATTATATCAAGCTCAAACTTCTGATGCTGGCTGGACCATTGTTTCTTTTTGATTTCCCAGTTACGGTCAATTTCTATGTTTTGCCCTGTCAGGTTATTTTTCAGAACATCAAATACATATAGTTCGAGCCATTTTCCATCAAGAAACTTCACCGCTTGTTTTAAACAATCATTTGATTTAGGCTCTCTGAAAGAGCCATCATTATTGAATAATATATAATCCTCTGGCATTGATCTTATAATCTCCAGGAAACTTCCCTCTGCCCTGAAATTTTTCAGATCGTCTTTTAAGTTTCTTATTTTTTCTACCAGTTTGTCTTTTTCTTTAGGATTTTTACTGGTAAAAAGGTCTCTTTGATATTTGTTAAACCAATCTTTAAGTTTATCTGCCTCAATAAGTTCCTTAAACTTATTAACGGCGTTTTTGAATAAATCAATTTCCTCCGAGGGCTTGTTTTTTCTTTCAAACTCATGAAGACTTATCAATTCCTGAATGCTTAGCCCTATTTCATTTCTAAGGTCACCCGTAATCCTGCCATTTATATCATCTACTATCTGGAATGTCCTGGCATCAAGATATGAGAAAGAGGCTTTTATATTATTTTCTCTGGCTTTTTCCTCAAGCCACCTGTAAACATGCGTTCCCATTACCTTTGTTCCTCCTGTATAGTTGAGATGGACAGAGAAAGTTGAATTGAGTAATGGAAGAAGTCTTGCATCAAGGTTTCTTCTGATCTGGCTTGCATCACTGATGTTAGAAAGATGAATAAATTCAAAGGTAAGATTGTTTTGATGATGAGAGTTAAGAAGCTCTTTAAGGGTGTCACAATAATTTTTTGTTCCTCTCTGATTATTGGTTTCTTCTGAATAGATTAAAAAAATATTTTTGAGATTTTTATTTTGGGCAAGAAAATATTCAGCCACGACAAAATTGGGCAATGGATTAGTGCCAGTTAATAAAATTAAGTTACAAAATTGGTAATTCATGTTTTTCATAAACAATTTTTGCGATTTTCTCGTAAAGATTCATTCCGCAGGCAAAATAAAAGTTTATCTCATCCACAGACATTCTCCATCCATCACCAGCCTGCAATAAATACTTAGATGCTTCTTGTGCAATCAATCTTTTACCTTTATCAAAAGTCTCATATTCTTCTAATTTATTCTGCACTTCTGGCAGTAATGCCTTTATATCTTTTTCATCCATTTTTAAGCTTTTTAATTTTTTCATAAATGGTGGTTTTGATTCCCTTTCAGAATACTGTTTATTTAATAGCATCTGTGTTAGCGCACCAAGTAAAAATATGCCTCTTTTTTCAGGTGCATTCAACGACTTACCGTATTTGTTAAATATTTCGTCAAAAAGGTTTGGTTCCATATTTACCTCCTCAAAATTTATTAAACCAAGTTTTTCAAAAAATACCATACACATCCTTGCATCTCTAATCTTAAAAAGATAAAACTCATTATTCATAAAATCTCTTCTTATGTTTTGCATAAAAAACTTAACTAAAAAATTAAAATCAATTCTCTGACCTCTAAAAATAGAATCAACTATTTCAAGAAAATATTTGTCAAGGTCGGTTTCTCTTTTGTCTTCATCAGATTTATAGAAAAATGATCTTACTTTACCGAAATTAAATTCTTCATTAAAAAGCTTGTCCACATAATTTTTTGCATCAAAAATAGTTTTTAGCCTTGATGGGAAAACATCCTCTATGAGAAGCAGAATTCTCTCTGCACTCCGCTGGCTTTCAAGAAAGAGGATATTTAAAGTCAGAACATCTTCCTTTTTAGAAAGGTATTCAAGTATCTCGTTTTCATCATCTGTTAGCCTTTTTACAGTTCTTTCTTTAAGGGAAATACTTTTATGGGTGTCAGATAAAATTTCTAGTATTTCTTCTACAACTTCCGGTCCGCCCAATAAAAATTTTGGAATTAGTTGATATTTCATACCGTAAAATTTAAAGGTTAGCTTATCCTTAATAAAATCCCTACCCTTTTGAAGTAAATCACGACATTCCTGACAGACTGGAATGTTTTTCCAGTAGTTCTTTTTGTTAAATTCCGTAATAAAGCCGGGCTTGTCATCGGTATCAAATTGATAGACATGTGTTCTTGCAGAAACTGTATCTTTTACTTCACCACAGATAGAACACGTCCTATCTTTAGAAGAGGACCTACCAATTCTTTGAGAAATATTGAGGTTAAAAATTTCCCTGAACAATCTAAAATCTCCAAGGTATTTATCATTTATCCTTACTGAAAGAAATTTAGTTGATTTTTTAGGTAGTTGTTTTACTTGATCAACTATTGAGGACAAAATCTTGGATTTTTCCTGTTGAAGCACATTGTTAATCTTTCTGATTTTATTAAGGTCTTCAGGTTTAAGATTTGGGGTTCGCTCATAATTTTTAAACCAGTTGATGATTTTTTCAAAGGTTTTTTTAGGTTCCTTGGGGTTAATTGGTGCAAATGGCGATGGTCTGTTACCTTTACTTTCTCCAGTTTTATAAAGATATCTATCTATTTTTTCTGCAATGAAATCTTCAAGTTCAATCGCTTTAAATGACAAGTTAGAATCAAGCACTATAAAAATTATTTTCCCTTCTATTTTTACAGTTGGCTGAGATACAAATCTACCAATTTCTTTAACTGCTGAAAGCATTTTATTTACCTCTGCTTGTATATGTTATAGTTAAATACTCACCAACAGCAATAACATTTTCTTTTGTAAGTTGAGGATAATTTTTTAGAATTTCTCCTATCTCCCATCCATTTGAAAGTAATTCAAGGTGAAATTCAATGGATTTGTTGGTGAGTTTTATGACTGGTTTTCTTTCCAGGATGCCCTGATTTCTCACTCTATCTTTGTAATACATTTTTCGCCCTATTGCCTTTATTTTTATCAGAAATTCATCTTTTTGTCAATCGCACCAATCACTACATTCTCACCTTAGCAAGAAATTTCATATAGCATAGATTTTTTCTTCTTTGAGTATCTCTAAGGAATATTCAATTGCAGCAATAATGTCTTTTTTTGTAAGTTGTGGATAGTTTTTAAGTATTTTTTCTATATCCCAGCCGTTTGCAAGGAATTCAAGTATAAACTCAACTGAAATCCGAGTTCCTTTTATAATTGGTTTCCCAACAAGGATCTCTGGATTTATCTCTATTCTATCTCTATACTTCATGTTGCACCTCCACGGTTTGTTCTTCCTCAGCCTTTGAAGGGAAGGAAAAGGCAAGTATTACAAGGGCTGTCTTTGTGTTTTCAAAATCCTCATTAGCCAGTCTAAACACTTCTTTCATTTCCTCGTCCGTTGGAAGATGTATCTTTTCTTCTTGTTCAAGCCTTAATCTTCCTTCTCTTAGCATCTTAGCAATTGTCTCTTCAAAGTCTCTTGAATCCTTCCTTGCATTTCTTATATCATCAGCATATCCATACTTTCTTTCTCTTATAAAATATCTCAATGTTCTTGCAAGGCTTTGTAATGCGGGGTTTTCAATTATTTCCTGCTTTATCATAGCAACCTCCTTTAAAAGATATTTTACTGTTTCAGGATATAAAAGATTTACCCAGTTATTTGTTGATGTCTCCTGAACATAAAGACGGGGGAATTTAAGTAAGGAATCATTATTAAAATTTTCAAGAGCATTTGCTAACTCAATGAGGGAAGAAATTTTTGGCTTTTCATTATAGTTTCCAAGTAGCTTTTCAACGGTTGCACTATTGTATGGTGAGTATGAAATAAATTTTGAAAAGTTTATAGCATTCACTACTGCTGTTTGTTCCACAACTGTATCGCGACGATTATCTTTCGAGACTAATGTCAGATGAAAAAGGAGTTGTAATTCATTAATGATATCACATATGGAAGGCACTCTTGCTAATAGCCCAATTGAAAAAGTCGTTAAGGGTTGAAGGTCTGAAAGCCAAAAGTTGTGCAATGTTTTTTGTAATGAAAACAGCTTAATTA
Protein-coding sequences here:
- a CDS encoding RAMP superfamily CRISPR-associated protein encodes the protein MKIYKLTIELKSPCLIGSGEGFGAIIDSDIVFDEYGIPYIPSKRIKGCLRDSAIEICEMFESAGINVLDLQKDKTENKYSIVTSIFGKPGNDKSAPVYFSNLTIQGYDDIKKWLAYLMNQYSGLISREGIIEQYTEIRQQTAIDETTGTAEEHSLRTIRVAKKGLVFEGSIDADIDDVKLLYFAVKNLRRLGTKRNRGYGEVECKLYDGSNEINFINELEVLCKQ
- a CDS encoding DUF1887 family CARF protein; protein product: MAEYFLAQNKNLKNIFLIYSEETNNQRGTKNYCDTLKELLNSHHQNNLTFEFIHLSNISDASQIRRNLDARLLPLLNSTFSVHLNYTGGTKVMGTHVYRWLEEKARENNIKASFSYLDARTFQIVDDINGRITGDLRNEIGLSIQELISLHEFERKNKPSEEIDLFKNAVNKFKELIEADKLKDWFNKYQRDLFTSKNPKEKDKLVEKIRNLKDDLKNFRAEGSFLEIIRSMPEDYILFNNDGSFREPKSNDCLKQAVKFLDGKWLELYVFDVLKNNLTGQNIEIDRNWEIKKKQWSSQHQKFELDIILLKGYQLIGISCTTASQRHICKSKGFEIFLRTRQIGGKEARAVLITRLNKSQRNELQEELEIDTEGKENILVLGEDDLKESVLINRIKDFIK
- a CDS encoding TIGR02556 family CRISPR-associated protein, coding for MLSAVKEIGRFVSQPTVKIEGKIIFIVLDSNLSFKAIELEDFIAEKIDRYLYKTGESKGNRPSPFAPINPKEPKKTFEKIINWFKNYERTPNLKPEDLNKIRKINNVLQQEKSKILSSIVDQVKQLPKKSTKFLSVRINDKYLGDFRLFREIFNLNISQRIGRSSSKDRTCSICGEVKDTVSARTHVYQFDTDDKPGFITEFNKKNYWKNIPVCQECRDLLQKGRDFIKDKLTFKFYGMKYQLIPKFLLGGPEVVEEILEILSDTHKSISLKERTVKRLTDDENEILEYLSKKEDVLTLNILFLESQRSAERILLLIEDVFPSRLKTIFDAKNYVDKLFNEEFNFGKVRSFFYKSDEDKRETDLDKYFLEIVDSIFRGQRIDFNFLVKFFMQNIRRDFMNNEFYLFKIRDARMCMVFFEKLGLINFEEVNMEPNLFDEIFNKYGKSLNAPEKRGIFLLGALTQMLLNKQYSERESKPPFMKKLKSLKMDEKDIKALLPEVQNKLEEYETFDKGKRLIAQEASKYLLQAGDGWRMSVDEINFYFACGMNLYEKIAKIVYEKHELPIL
- a CDS encoding DUF433 domain-containing protein; protein product: MYYKDRVRNQGILERKPVIKLTNKSIEFHLELLSNGWEIGEILKNYPQLTKENVIAVGEYLTITYTSRGK
- a CDS encoding DUF433 domain-containing protein; amino-acid sequence: MKYRDRIEINPEILVGKPIIKGTRISVEFILEFLANGWDIEKILKNYPQLTKKDIIAAIEYSLEILKEEKIYAI
- the csa5 gene encoding type I-A CRISPR-associated protein Csa5 → MPSICDIINELQLLFHLTLVSKDNRRDTVVEQTAVVNAINFSKFISYSPYNSATVEKLLGNYNEKPKISSLIELANALENFNNDSLLKFPRLYVQETSTNNWVNLLYPETVKYLLKEVAMIKQEIIENPALQSLARTLRYFIRERKYGYADDIRNARKDSRDFEETIAKMLREGRLRLEQEEKIHLPTDEEMKEVFRLANEDFENTKTALVILAFSFPSKAEEEQTVEVQHEV